A portion of the Acidisarcina polymorpha genome contains these proteins:
- a CDS encoding SOS response-associated peptidase: MTKPWAVALTDDRLFSFGGIWDRWKDRASGNVLESFAIVTVDPNEVLEPFHNRCPLILEPKDYDHWLAPAESSHLPIDLVRTYPSESMKAWRVAPLKGDGPQLLEPLTTQPEAMQVTPSLFPE; the protein is encoded by the coding sequence ATCACTAAACCGTGGGCGGTTGCGCTCACGGATGACAGGCTCTTTTCATTCGGCGGCATCTGGGATAGGTGGAAGGATAGAGCAAGCGGCAACGTGCTGGAGAGCTTCGCAATCGTCACCGTGGACCCGAACGAGGTTCTTGAGCCATTTCACAATCGCTGTCCACTCATCCTTGAGCCGAAGGACTACGACCACTGGCTTGCGCCCGCCGAATCTTCGCACCTGCCGATTGATCTTGTGAGGACATACCCTTCTGAAAGTATGAAGGCGTGGAGAGTAGCGCCGTTGAAGGGCGATGGCCCGCAATTGCTGGAGCCTTTGACAACCCAACCTGAGGCAATGCAAGTCACTCCATCACTGTTCCCCGAGTAA
- a CDS encoding rhodanese-like domain-containing protein, translated as MFEPLSLIAVGSLAWVSGIIWMRRRARRREMLSHTITPETLHDLLDSDQKPAVVDLRLPLDFLVHTEIIPGAQRISPREIVANPDMLSKDQDYVLYCTCPGDDSSGIVLETALKMGFLRVKMLAGGLEAWKQKGYPVAPYDKPFRLDVQ; from the coding sequence ATGTTTGAACCTCTGTCTCTTATTGCAGTCGGCTCGTTAGCGTGGGTCTCTGGGATCATTTGGATGCGACGTAGAGCTAGACGACGAGAGATGCTCAGTCACACGATCACCCCTGAGACCTTGCATGACTTGCTCGACTCAGACCAGAAGCCCGCGGTTGTGGATCTGCGCTTGCCTCTCGACTTCCTTGTGCACACAGAGATAATTCCAGGCGCACAGAGAATCTCTCCGAGAGAGATCGTCGCAAATCCCGACATGCTCTCTAAAGATCAAGACTACGTGCTCTATTGCACCTGTCCAGGTGACGACAGCAGCGGAATCGTGTTAGAAACCGCCCTAAAGATGGGGTTCTTGAGAGTGAAGATGCTGGCAGGCGGGCTTGAAGCATGGAAACAGAAAGGGTACCCCGTAGCCCCCTATGACAAGCCGTTTCGTCTTGACGTCCAGTAG
- a CDS encoding efflux transporter outer membrane subunit, which produces MNSRDRSRQLESKFPRSSEFSRQHVAAVSFAGRLGLALTLTAAISGCRVGPNYHAPSVQLQPFHNAPSIEARTDAPPAPSLDQWWVGFQDPKLTEVVQRSLAENLDLAAALTRVQQARAVAKGAGAARLPAGSLSASTTSLRQSLESPFGRISPVIPGYQRDQNYYDLGISASWETDLFGSLRRGAEAATAEAQAAEAMRTGTRISIAAEAADAYLQIRGAQARLSFAHEQIETDQHLVDLVRQRKDAGVASDRELAQAEALLSGAKATIPLLDTVLESELNRLDVLMGAQPGTYAADLKVVADIPVVPSIPNTAAPMDLLRRRPDIIAAEREVAASNARIGQSLAEYYPKLSLSGIVGSEALAPAHLFEQQGFQSIGVAGLRWRLFDFGRVDAEVKQARGANAEALLRYRSSVLHAAEDVEDAFTLLAQSENRRSELLLEIAQLQRVRDRSQESYNAGVIGLTDVLDADRQLLAAKDELAVSREGAARAAVGSFRALGGGWQP; this is translated from the coding sequence ATGAATAGCCGCGATCGTTCTCGTCAACTCGAAAGCAAGTTTCCCCGCAGCAGTGAGTTCAGCCGCCAGCACGTGGCGGCTGTCAGTTTTGCGGGCCGGCTGGGGTTAGCCCTCACTCTGACTGCGGCAATCAGTGGCTGCCGGGTCGGCCCCAACTACCATGCGCCGTCTGTGCAGTTGCAGCCGTTCCATAATGCCCCGTCGATTGAGGCGAGGACCGACGCCCCACCCGCACCGTCACTCGATCAATGGTGGGTCGGATTCCAAGATCCGAAGCTCACAGAGGTAGTGCAACGGAGTTTGGCCGAAAACCTTGATTTGGCGGCAGCGCTGACCCGTGTTCAGCAGGCACGAGCCGTCGCAAAAGGGGCGGGTGCGGCAAGGCTGCCCGCCGGTAGCTTATCCGCTTCGACTACTTCCCTTCGACAATCATTGGAGAGCCCATTCGGTCGCATATCCCCTGTCATCCCCGGATATCAACGCGATCAAAACTACTATGATCTCGGCATTTCGGCCAGTTGGGAGACCGATCTCTTCGGGAGCTTGAGAAGAGGTGCGGAAGCAGCCACTGCAGAGGCGCAGGCGGCGGAGGCTATGCGTACTGGTACACGCATTTCAATTGCGGCTGAAGCCGCAGATGCGTACTTGCAGATCAGGGGTGCGCAAGCGAGGTTGAGTTTCGCGCATGAGCAGATCGAGACCGATCAACACCTCGTGGATCTCGTGCGCCAACGAAAAGATGCAGGCGTTGCGTCCGATCGGGAACTTGCGCAAGCAGAGGCCCTGCTCTCTGGTGCAAAGGCAACGATTCCATTGCTCGATACAGTCCTTGAGTCGGAGCTCAATCGTCTCGATGTCCTGATGGGAGCGCAACCTGGAACCTATGCTGCCGACCTCAAAGTGGTGGCAGACATTCCCGTGGTGCCGAGCATTCCGAATACTGCCGCCCCTATGGATCTCTTGCGCCGACGGCCTGACATCATTGCAGCCGAACGCGAGGTAGCTGCTTCAAATGCCCGAATCGGCCAGTCGCTCGCGGAATATTACCCAAAGCTTTCGCTGTCGGGCATCGTCGGCTCTGAGGCACTTGCACCTGCTCATTTGTTTGAGCAGCAAGGGTTTCAATCGATCGGCGTCGCAGGTCTTCGTTGGAGATTATTCGATTTCGGCAGGGTAGATGCAGAGGTCAAGCAAGCCCGCGGAGCCAATGCTGAGGCCCTATTGCGCTACCGGAGCTCTGTACTTCATGCCGCTGAGGATGTTGAAGACGCATTCACTCTCCTAGCGCAGTCTGAGAACCGCCGTTCGGAGCTGCTCCTGGAGATAGCACAACTGCAGAGGGTACGTGACCGCTCGCAGGAATCATACAACGCCGGCGTCATTGGCCTGACCGATGTACTAGACGCAGATCGACAACTACTTGCCGCAAAAGACGAGTTGGCAGTCAGTCGTGAGGGCGCCGCCCGCGCAGCAGTAGGGTCTTTCCGCGCTCTCGGCGGAGGATGGCAGCCGTAA
- a CDS encoding methyltransferase domain-containing protein gives MKKTAAQGVVIVAVPQLFPTPPELADRMVALADIRPGQQVLEPSAGTGRIIDAIRRNAHGYAITAVELNCNMAHRLRTIDCVDDTRQADFLECNGDLGTFDRIVMNPPFSNADDIKHIMHALKMLKPGDRLVAICANGPRQNDKLRPIVEARGGIWEELPSDTFISTGTSVRTVLLMLDA, from the coding sequence ATGAAGAAGACCGCCGCTCAGGGCGTCGTGATCGTAGCCGTTCCGCAACTCTTCCCCACTCCGCCCGAGTTGGCAGACCGTATGGTCGCGCTTGCGGACATTCGCCCCGGGCAACAGGTTTTAGAACCCTCCGCAGGAACAGGCCGAATCATTGATGCGATTCGCCGCAATGCTCACGGCTACGCGATCACAGCTGTTGAGCTGAATTGCAATATGGCCCACCGGCTCCGCACGATTGATTGTGTCGATGACACACGGCAGGCCGATTTCTTGGAGTGCAACGGCGATCTAGGAACATTCGACCGCATTGTTATGAATCCTCCGTTTTCGAACGCAGATGATATCAAGCACATTATGCACGCCTTGAAGATGTTGAAGCCCGGAGACCGACTGGTCGCCATCTGTGCCAACGGCCCGAGGCAGAACGACAAGCTAAGGCCCATCGTTGAAGCGCGCGGCGGTATCTGGGAAGAATTGCCTTCCGATACTTTCATCAGCACAGGTACAAGCGTTCGCACCGTGCTCCTCATGCTGGACGCATAA
- a CDS encoding DUF3560 domain-containing protein, with product MKAAGFIWAPKQDLFVAPMWTHSREDLLIELAGEIEDEDRSLVDRAEERADRFSDYKESRIEDAQRAHDAVHRIADNIPFGQPILVGHHSERHARKDAERIENGMRKTVQMWQTARYWEQRAAGALHHAKYKALPGVRHRRIKGLEADKRKQERNKQEAEMWLKLWTKCANEPDKELQAKVALRIAAMCHLHMPRKEGDREDFQHTPSAYDALQGSFPTLYLPRTLDEVLAVALETYPRVIPTYDRWIDHYTNRIAYEKAMLGETGGLAADRFNFEVGGKVFIGDEWLVILKINKTGDAISSLTTTPRRYFYGSKYKAGIESVKDYQAPKPEETAAVKAASKLPPDVQLSRRRLQTHDDRRMEAKEDVRRSTVYDSRRDRYPRSVPHPLDMGRKLEDRFCLSHRRQAYRPTPEASSVDPSGAHRPRDACNDGARPEGTKPSPDAAHTAPA from the coding sequence GTGAAAGCTGCCGGTTTCATTTGGGCACCAAAGCAAGACCTATTCGTCGCGCCGATGTGGACACACAGCCGCGAGGATTTGCTTATTGAGCTGGCCGGGGAGATCGAAGACGAAGACAGGAGCCTAGTAGACCGCGCCGAGGAACGCGCCGACCGCTTCAGCGACTACAAAGAGAGCCGCATCGAAGACGCGCAACGCGCACATGATGCCGTCCACCGCATCGCCGACAATATCCCGTTTGGTCAGCCTATTCTCGTCGGCCACCACAGCGAACGCCATGCCCGGAAGGACGCCGAGCGCATCGAGAACGGCATGAGGAAGACGGTCCAGATGTGGCAGACCGCCCGTTACTGGGAACAACGCGCAGCAGGAGCACTCCACCACGCGAAGTATAAGGCGCTTCCCGGCGTCCGCCATCGCCGCATTAAGGGATTGGAAGCCGACAAACGCAAGCAGGAGCGCAACAAACAAGAAGCCGAGATGTGGCTAAAACTCTGGACTAAATGCGCCAACGAACCGGACAAGGAACTCCAGGCTAAGGTTGCTCTTCGCATCGCTGCGATGTGCCATCTACACATGCCACGCAAGGAAGGCGACCGCGAAGACTTCCAGCACACCCCGAGCGCATACGACGCGCTACAGGGCAGTTTCCCGACACTCTACCTACCCCGCACCTTGGACGAGGTTCTAGCGGTTGCTCTCGAAACTTACCCTCGTGTCATTCCCACTTATGACCGCTGGATCGACCACTATACGAACCGTATCGCTTACGAGAAGGCAATGCTGGGGGAGACTGGAGGCCTCGCCGCCGACCGATTCAATTTTGAAGTTGGGGGCAAGGTCTTTATTGGAGATGAGTGGCTTGTAATTCTGAAGATCAACAAGACCGGCGACGCCATCAGCAGCCTAACCACTACACCGCGCCGTTACTTCTACGGGAGCAAATACAAAGCCGGTATCGAGAGCGTCAAGGATTATCAGGCACCGAAGCCCGAGGAGACCGCAGCAGTCAAGGCAGCTAGCAAGCTCCCCCCCGATGTGCAACTATCCCGGCGACGGCTTCAAACACATGACGACAGACGAATGGAAGCGAAAGAAGATGTCCGACGTTCCACAGTCTACGACTCACGCCGCGACCGATACCCACGGAGCGTACCGCACCCGCTCGACATGGGCCGGAAACTGGAAGACCGTTTCTGTCTATCTCACCGACGCCAAGCGTATCGACCCACCCCCGAAGCAAGCTCCGTTGACCCCAGCGGAGCCCACCGCCCCCGAGACGCTTGCAACGATGGCGCAAGACCTGAAGGCACAAAACCCAGTCCCGACGCCGCACACACCGCGCCAGCATGA